From one Streptomyces sp. R41 genomic stretch:
- a CDS encoding FecCD family ABC transporter permease, producing the protein MLVDSPPEQRAETAPAPPTRRAIRAFGLLASVGVLVLVALASIAIGAKALPLDQVWHGLFHDSGTYADVVVADRVSRTVLGLLVGAALGLSGAVLQALTRNPLADPGLLGINAGASAAVVTAITYFGVTSLSGYVWFAFFGAAAVGALVWFLGGSRGATPVRLALAGTAISAALYGYLQAVMIMDDAALGKMRFWTVGSLASATDTTIKQVLPFLAVGTVVALALARPLNAVAMGDDTARALGANLNRTRALSMAAATVLCGAATAACGPIVFVGLMVPHVVRSFTGPDLRWILPYATVLSPVLLLGADVLGRMVARPAELQVGIVTAVLGGPVFIYLVRRRRTAQL; encoded by the coding sequence GTGTTGGTCGACAGTCCTCCCGAACAGCGCGCGGAGACCGCCCCCGCGCCCCCAACCCGCAGGGCGATACGTGCCTTTGGGCTCCTCGCGTCCGTGGGGGTCCTGGTGCTCGTCGCCCTCGCGAGTATCGCGATCGGTGCGAAGGCTCTGCCGCTGGACCAGGTCTGGCACGGCCTGTTCCACGACTCGGGGACATACGCCGACGTCGTGGTCGCCGACCGGGTCTCCCGTACCGTCCTCGGGCTGCTGGTCGGCGCCGCGCTCGGATTGTCCGGTGCCGTCCTCCAGGCGCTCACCCGCAATCCGCTGGCCGACCCCGGACTGCTCGGCATCAACGCGGGCGCGTCCGCCGCGGTCGTCACCGCCATCACGTATTTCGGCGTCACGAGTCTGAGCGGCTACGTCTGGTTCGCCTTCTTCGGGGCGGCGGCGGTGGGGGCTCTGGTCTGGTTCCTGGGCGGCAGCCGGGGTGCGACGCCGGTGCGGCTCGCGCTCGCGGGCACCGCGATCAGCGCCGCCCTCTACGGTTACCTCCAGGCCGTGATGATCATGGACGACGCCGCGCTCGGCAAGATGCGCTTCTGGACCGTCGGTTCGCTGGCGTCGGCCACCGACACGACCATCAAGCAGGTATTGCCGTTTCTCGCGGTCGGCACGGTCGTCGCGCTGGCCCTGGCCCGGCCGCTGAATGCCGTGGCCATGGGCGACGACACCGCCCGCGCGCTCGGCGCCAACCTGAACCGCACCCGCGCGCTGTCCATGGCCGCCGCGACCGTGCTGTGCGGTGCCGCGACCGCCGCCTGCGGGCCGATCGTCTTCGTCGGGCTGATGGTCCCGCACGTCGTACGGTCCTTCACCGGGCCCGACCTGCGCTGGATCCTGCCGTACGCCACCGTCCTGTCGCCCGTGCTGCTGCTCGGCGCCGATGTGCTCGGGCGGATGGTCGCCCGGCCCGCTGAGCTGCAGGTCGGCATCGTCACCGCGGTCCTGGGCGGCCCGGTCTTCATCTATCTCGTACGACGGCGGAGGACGGCACAGCTGTGA
- a CDS encoding DUF1015 domain-containing protein, with the protein MNYAGPEEETAARSGLELTPFRGLRYDPDRVGSLAAVTSPPYDVIVRPDGLLELESADPHNIVRLILPQDGTPTARNQQAAETLSRWLSEGVLTTDPEPGLYVYEQRDGDLLQRGVIGALRLSEPSDSVVLPHEDVMPHVVADRAALMRATSANLEPLLLTYRGNGSRVGTAAVIERTAERTPLLSTTTEDGFSHRLWAVTDPAELAEIQTDLHHHQALIADGHHRWATYLRLRAEHPSPSPWDYGLVLLVDTVRFPLRVRAIHRLLHRLPVPDALAALTDSFRVRHLDVPLSEALEALSVAAAEGNAFLLAGDGAFHLVDRPDPDLLARTIPADHPEAWRTLDATVLHATLLDHIWGIPEDSPEHIAYIHDTTATVEKAEHDGGTAVLMHPVHEEVVRDLARQGVTMPRKSTSFGPKPASGLVLRALTL; encoded by the coding sequence ATGAACTATGCAGGTCCCGAGGAGGAAACAGCGGCGCGCAGCGGCCTCGAACTGACCCCGTTCCGGGGCCTGCGCTACGACCCGGACCGGGTCGGCAGTCTGGCCGCGGTGACATCCCCGCCGTACGACGTCATCGTGCGGCCCGACGGCCTCCTCGAACTCGAATCCGCCGACCCGCACAACATCGTCCGGCTGATCCTCCCCCAGGACGGCACCCCCACCGCCCGCAACCAGCAGGCGGCCGAAACCCTGAGCCGCTGGCTGTCGGAAGGCGTCCTGACGACCGACCCCGAGCCGGGCCTGTACGTGTACGAGCAGCGCGACGGCGACCTGCTGCAACGCGGCGTCATCGGCGCCCTGCGCCTGTCGGAGCCGTCGGACTCCGTCGTCCTCCCGCACGAGGACGTCATGCCCCACGTCGTCGCGGACCGCGCGGCCCTGATGCGCGCCACCTCCGCCAACCTCGAACCCCTGCTGCTGACTTATCGCGGCAACGGCTCCCGGGTCGGCACGGCCGCCGTCATCGAACGCACCGCCGAACGCACACCGCTGCTGTCGACGACCACGGAGGACGGCTTCAGCCACCGTCTGTGGGCGGTCACCGATCCGGCCGAGCTGGCCGAGATCCAGACAGATCTCCACCACCATCAGGCCCTCATCGCCGACGGCCACCATCGCTGGGCCACATATCTGCGTCTACGCGCGGAGCACCCCTCCCCCAGCCCGTGGGACTACGGCCTGGTCCTCCTGGTGGACACCGTGCGCTTTCCGCTCCGCGTCCGCGCGATCCACCGCCTGCTGCACCGCCTGCCGGTCCCCGACGCCCTGGCCGCCCTCACGGACTCCTTCCGGGTACGCCATCTCGACGTCCCCCTCTCCGAAGCCCTGGAGGCCCTCTCCGTAGCGGCCGCCGAGGGAAACGCCTTCCTCCTTGCCGGCGACGGCGCCTTCCACCTGGTCGATCGCCCGGACCCCGACCTCCTCGCCCGTACGATCCCGGCCGACCACCCGGAAGCCTGGCGCACCCTGGACGCGACGGTCCTGCACGCCACGCTCCTCGACCACATCTGGGGCATCCCGGAGGACTCGCCCGAGCACATCGCGTACATCCACGACACGACCGCCACGGTCGAGAAGGCGGAGCACGACGGCGGCACAGCAGTCCTGATGCACCCGGTCCACGAGGAGGTCGTACGCGACCTCGCCCGCCAAGGCGTCACGATGCCCCGCAAGTCGACGTCGTTCGGCCCCAAGCCGGCGTCAGGGCTGGTGCTGCGGGCTCTCACCCTCTAG
- a CDS encoding HAD hydrolase-like protein has product MSQTVRTRPEGTGQALSEAYDTALLDLDGVVYAGGNAIAYAVESLATARSGGMHLAYVTNNALRTPDVVAEHLTELGIPTEASDVITSAQAAARLISEQVPAGARVLVIGGEGLRVALRERGLEPVESADDDPAAVVQGFGGADLPWGRFAEACYAIARGVPWFASNTDLTIPSARGIAPGNGAAVEVVRIATGAEPQVAGKPLPPMHRETILRTGAKRPLVVGDRLDTDIEGAFNGEVDSLLVLTGVTDGAQLLAAPPQHRPTYVDSDLRGLLTGQPEVVEAGDGFRCGGWTATAGSMGATSGAWGRLELEGDGEALDGLRALCAAAWTAAGEGTCELDGGKALARLGL; this is encoded by the coding sequence ATGAGCCAGACCGTCAGGACGCGGCCCGAGGGCACTGGCCAGGCCCTGAGCGAGGCGTACGACACGGCGCTGCTCGATCTGGACGGGGTGGTGTACGCGGGTGGTAACGCGATCGCGTACGCCGTGGAGTCCCTCGCCACGGCCCGTTCGGGCGGGATGCATCTCGCGTACGTCACGAACAACGCGCTGCGTACGCCGGACGTGGTGGCCGAGCACCTGACGGAGCTGGGCATACCGACGGAGGCATCCGATGTCATCACTTCGGCGCAGGCTGCCGCCCGGCTCATCAGCGAGCAGGTGCCTGCGGGCGCGCGCGTGCTGGTCATCGGCGGGGAGGGGCTGCGGGTCGCGCTGCGCGAGCGCGGGCTCGAACCGGTCGAGTCGGCCGACGACGATCCAGCGGCGGTCGTCCAGGGCTTCGGCGGCGCCGACCTGCCCTGGGGGCGCTTCGCGGAGGCGTGCTACGCCATCGCGCGCGGGGTGCCGTGGTTCGCGTCCAACACGGATCTGACGATCCCGAGTGCGCGGGGAATCGCTCCGGGCAACGGCGCGGCGGTCGAGGTCGTGCGCATCGCCACGGGCGCCGAGCCACAGGTGGCGGGCAAGCCCCTGCCCCCGATGCACCGCGAGACGATCCTGCGGACCGGGGCGAAGCGGCCGCTGGTGGTCGGCGACCGGCTGGACACGGACATCGAGGGCGCGTTCAACGGCGAGGTGGACTCGCTGCTCGTGCTCACCGGCGTGACGGACGGCGCGCAGCTTCTCGCGGCCCCGCCGCAGCACCGGCCGACGTACGTCGACTCGGATCTGCGCGGTCTGCTCACCGGGCAGCCCGAGGTCGTCGAGGCGGGCGACGGGTTCCGCTGCGGCGGCTGGACGGCGACGGCCGGCAGCATGGGGGCGACGTCGGGAGCTTGGGGGCGGCTGGAGCTGGAGGGCGACGGCGAGGCCCTCGACGGGCTGCGGGCGCTGTGCGCGGCGGCGTGGACGGCGGCCGGGGAAGGCACCTGCGAGCTGGACGGGGGGAAGGCGCTGGCGCGGCTGGGGCTTTGA
- a CDS encoding FecCD family ABC transporter permease, giving the protein MTTTRTTTDKPTPVIRSVRTPGGLSVRLDVRAFTVVVLLLVAALAASVVLIGTGDFPISAADVLKTLVGNGSASQEFIVNDLRLPRVLVGLLVGASLGLGGALFQSISRNPLGSPDVLGLGQGSTAGALVMIVLFSGSANQVALGALIGGLVTGLAIYLLAWKRGVHGYRLVLVGIGVSAIVTAVNGYLLTKADIVDAARAVVWMTGSLNGRDWDQVWPLLVMCAVLVPLVLGNARGLRMMEMGDDVSYALGVRVERTRLLLMLAAVLLTAGATAAAGPVGFVALTAPQLARRLTRSPGPNLVPSMCMGATLLIVADWASQRAFGADQLPVGVVTGVLGGVYLLWLLVTERKAGRI; this is encoded by the coding sequence GTGACGACCACTCGGACGACCACAGACAAGCCGACTCCCGTCATTCGGTCGGTCCGCACGCCCGGCGGTCTCTCCGTCCGGCTCGACGTCAGGGCGTTCACCGTCGTCGTGCTGCTGCTGGTGGCCGCGCTCGCCGCGAGTGTGGTGCTGATCGGCACCGGCGACTTCCCGATATCGGCCGCCGACGTCCTCAAGACGCTGGTCGGCAACGGCAGTGCGAGCCAGGAGTTCATCGTCAACGACCTGCGGCTGCCGCGGGTCCTCGTCGGACTGCTCGTGGGGGCTTCGCTCGGGCTCGGCGGGGCGCTCTTCCAGTCCATCTCCCGCAATCCGCTGGGCAGTCCGGACGTGCTCGGCCTCGGGCAGGGTTCGACGGCCGGCGCGCTCGTGATGATCGTGCTGTTCTCGGGGAGCGCGAACCAGGTCGCCCTCGGGGCGCTCATCGGCGGTCTCGTGACCGGACTCGCCATCTATCTGCTTGCCTGGAAGCGGGGCGTGCACGGTTATCGGCTGGTCCTGGTCGGTATCGGTGTCTCCGCGATCGTCACGGCGGTCAACGGCTATCTGCTCACCAAGGCCGACATCGTCGACGCGGCCCGCGCGGTCGTCTGGATGACCGGCTCGCTCAACGGCCGTGACTGGGACCAGGTCTGGCCCCTGCTCGTCATGTGCGCCGTCCTCGTACCGCTCGTCCTGGGCAATGCGCGGGGGCTGCGCATGATGGAGATGGGCGACGACGTCTCGTACGCCCTCGGAGTGCGCGTCGAGCGGACGCGGCTGCTGCTGATGCTGGCCGCGGTGCTCCTCACCGCGGGCGCCACCGCCGCCGCGGGCCCTGTCGGCTTCGTGGCGCTCACCGCGCCGCAGCTGGCACGGCGGCTGACCCGGTCGCCCGGACCGAACCTGGTGCCGTCGATGTGCATGGGCGCGACCCTGCTGATCGTCGCGGACTGGGCCTCCCAGCGGGCCTTCGGCGCCGACCAGCTGCCCGTCGGCGTCGTGACCGGAGTCCTGGGCGGGGTCTATCTGCTGTGGCTCCTTGTCACCGAGCGCAAGGCAGGCCGGATTTGA